CCTGTTCAGACCCTGCTGGGTGGCTTTAACATAGTTGAAGACTTCAGCAGCTTCATGACGCGTGGTTCCCTCTATAGCATCTTCTTCTCCAGCTTCATGGGCATAAACAGCCGAAACAGTAGCATATGTTCCTTCAATTCGAGACGAAAAGACTGCCTCTCTTCTAATAAATGGCCCTAGAAGGAGCATTCGAGATTCATAGACCATTTGGCCGATCCCAGCCAGTTTCCCGACAGTACCGCGTGCTTCTGTAAGTTTTTCAATTAATTCTTGTGTGTATTCGAAATCGGGTGGTAACGACTCAGGGTTATAAGTCGGATAGCCCTGTTCCGTACTGATTTCTCCAGGGTAGTTCCCGGTAAAGAGTGTCGGGTCCATCAGTAAAACAACATCGGCTCCTCTAACATTAATCTTCCTCTATTATACAAAGTTAGAGGTGCGGGGTGCGTTCTAATTTTATCTACCATCAACTTAGCGAGGAAATCCGGTAGAAGATACTGGTACGGGAATCATTGAAAAGTAGTTCTCTTAACTTGCTTAGCCTAATTTAGCGTCTCTTATGCCAGTCTAATGTTGGCTCGAATAGCAGGTGAGAAAGTTAGAGCGAAAAGTTGAGTGGAGCTCGACTTTGAAACGCTTACATCATACTCGACCTCAAGTTGTACTGACCGCATTCTCTACATCTTGCACGCTTACAAGAAACTATATCAGTAGACTGGAAGTTAAGCAACAACACAAGCGAAAGTCAACCCAGTGTGGCGCTCTCCAAATCCATGAAACAGCGTGCAGAGGGAGAAAAGAACGGTCGATGAACTATTGGATAACCGGCGCCCCTCGAACCAGGGGAATACTCCACAGTAGATTACCAGCCAAAAACAATATCGCAGGGATAAGATTAGTGTTTCCCGACGAGAATACCCGCATATGAATTTCGACCTGCCCAAAACCGTCGGCGCATTCGTCCTCGTACTCGTGATCGGAATCGGCTCACTGTTCATTCTTCCAGAAGTGACGCCAATGGCCCCGATGACGACACAAACGATCCTGATGATGGTGTTGCCATCGATGGTGATATTCGGCGCGGTTATGGTCCTCATAGGGGTAAAACACGGTGAATACCGAGCCATGAATGTCTGACCCCCGATAGCCCACCCCGATCGCCCGGCAGAGACCTACCAACGGAAACGAAAGTGGCTATTTGCGCCATCTGACAGCTTATGCGGGTCGGGTCCGTACGATCACTCACGCATGAAACCTTCCCGCCGCCAGTTCTTGGTCGCCGGCGCCGGAGCCGGCGTCACCATACTCACTGGGTGTATTGCTGAAGCACCCGAGGATAACGGTGATGAGAACGACGGGACACCCGAGGACCTCCCGGGTCCAGTAACGGACTACACCGTGGTATCAGTCACCAGGGAATACGCCGGCGACTGGTGGCGCGAACCCGACGATGGCCCGGGAATCGCCGTCGTCTTGACCGATCCCGACGAGGTGCGGGCGGTCGTCGAGACCGACGAGGAGGTCGAGCAATTCATCGACGAAACCGACTTCGCCGCAGACGCGGTCTATTACCTCGAGGGCGTCGGCCCCAACGCGTGTTACTCCCGTCTCGATGTGGAAGAACTGGTCGTCATCGTGAATGGTGACTACACGCTCCAGGCTACCGTCCGGGCACGGGATGTCTCTGATGACGACGAGGACTGTCCCCAGGTCCACAGTTTCCCGTCGGTGCTGTTGCGGGTCGAAAGCGAGGTGACGATCGACGACGCCACGTTCCGGATGGTCGATGGCTGGGAAAACGAAGACTCGGTCTCACCCATGGATATCGGAACGTTTGCACAGGAGTGACCTGGACTCACCTCTTATAACAGTCTCGAGCGGTAGGGCGGCCTCGGACTCCACCGGCGGATCCGAGAGAGATCGCGACGTTATCCCTCGTAGGGCGGCGAGTGCGACTGAATGACCTCGGAAATCAGCCCCAGTTCGCCCCCGATCAGTACGAGGACGTCGTCGATCGTGAATATCCCAACAAGTTCGCCGTCCTCGGTGATCGGGATCCGACGGACCCCCGCCTCGCGGGCGGTCTGTAACCCCTCGTAGATCGTGGCGTCGCTCTCGACGGTGACCGGATCGTCCGTCATGACGTCGGCGACGGTCGCCGCCCGCGGGTCGTCGAACTCCCAGATCCCGACGCCGACGTCCCGATCGGTCACGATCCCAACCGGTTGGTCGCCCTCCGTGACGACCACGCTGCCGATGTGTTTGTCCCGCATCGTCGTTGCAACTTCCTCGATTCCGGCGTCCGGCGATACTGTGATTACGTCAGTTCGGGCGATGTATTGAACGGTCATGTGTTTGTATTTCGAGTGGTTTCGCGCGTTTTGTCAAAAATCGGTCGGATGTTCCCGTCGAGCGGTACCGCTACCGTTCCTCGAGCGGGACGAACTCCTGGCTCGTCGGGCCGACGTACCGCGCACGCGGCCGGATGAGTCGATTGTCCTCCACGTACTCGAGGATGTGGGCCATCCAGCCGCCGACGCGGCTCATCGCGAAGATCGGGGTATACAGGTCGATCGGAATGCCGAGCTGGTAGTAGACCGACCCCGAATAGAAGTCGACGTTCGGGGCGATGTTCTTCTCGGGCAACCCGATCTCATCTGTGAGGTAGCGCTCGACCGCGGTGGTGTAGTCGTGCCACTTCGTCTCGCCAGTGGATTCAGCCAGCAGCGCGCTCCGCTCCTCGAGGATCTTCGCGCGGGGGTCCTTGACGTTGTACACGCGGTGTCCCCAGCCGGGGATTCGACCGCCTTCCTCGAGGGTCTGTTCGACCCACTCGATCGGATCGAGACCGCTCTCGTCGAGGTCCATCAGGGTGTACATCACGTCCTGGTTGGCTCCGCCGTGCCAGTGGCCCGCAAGCGCGCCGATCCCGCCGGTGACCGCATTATAAACGTCCGCGTAGGTGCTGACGATCACCATCGTCGTGAACGTCGAGGCGTTCAACCCGTGGTCGGCGTGCAGCGTCAGCGCCATGTCGAACGTCTCGGCGGCGATCTCGTCGGGCTCCTCGCCGGTTAGCATGTACAGGAAGTTCTCGGCGTGACCGAGATCCGCACGCGGTTCGATCGGCTCCTCGCCGCGTCGGTAGCGATCGAACGCCGCCAGGACGGTCGGGATCTTGGCGGTGATCCGCCGGCCGTCCCTGGCCATCGCTGCCATGTCCTCGGGCTCTGCGTCGGGTTCCGGATCGTACGCCGACAGCATCGACACCCCCGTCCGGAGGGCTGCCATCGGATCCTCGTCCTGGCGGGCGAGTTCCGCCATGAGCTCCAGCACGCCGTCGCCGACGGGGCGCTCCTGGGCCATCGGCTCGACGAACGCCTCGAGTTCGTCGCGATCGGGAAGTTCACCGTGCCACAGCAGGTGGAGAACCTCCTCGAAACTCGCTCCCGTCGCGAGGTCTTCGATCTCGTATCCCCGGTATATGAGTCGACCGGCGTCGCCGTCGATGTCGCTCAACGATGAGCTGTCCACGACCACGCCTTCGAGTCCACGGTTCAGTTCCGGCCGCGTGATCTCTTGCAGGAGTTCCACCATACCTCACTGTTCGTAGACCCCCATGAAAATTCATACTACTTTTCCCGGCGCGTCGAAGCGGGGGTAGACCGGGGCAGGTTCCCGCGGGACGACGCTCGGGCCAAGGGTCGCTGTCTCCCGGTGTGAAACTACTAACAGTTACATTATAAGGAAAGTTCTAAGTACGTACCCAGATACGGTTGTATCATATACGATGCAACGCCGCGAGTTCATCGCAGCCGTCACCCTCGGAGCGTCGACAGCCACCGCCGGCTGCGTCACGAGCGGCAGCGAAGGGACCGGGGGACCCGCGGGACTCGATGGCGACACGCTCACGCTCACGACGACGACGAGTACATACGACACCGGACTCGTCGACGAACTCAACGCGAGCTTTCAGGAGCGCTTCGGCGCCACCGTCCACGCGATCGATCAGGGGACCGGCGCCGCGCTGGAAACGGGACGAAACGGCGACTGTGACGTCGTGTTGGTTCACGCGCGGGCGCTCGAGGACGAATTCCTGCGCGAGGGATACGGCGTGAACCGGCGGGACCTGATGTACAACGACTTCGTCGTCGTGGGCCCCGAAGCGGATCCGGCCGGCGTCGACGGCGCCGACGGCGTAATCGCGGCGTTCGAGGCGATCGCCGGTTCGGAGTCGACGTTCGTCTCCAGAGGCGACGACTCCGGAACCTACGCCAGGGAACAGACCATCTGGGAGGAATCGACCGCCCAGCCGGGTGGGGAGTGGTACCGAGAGGCCGGCGCTGGGATGGGCGAGGTGTTGACCCAGGCCGCCCAGTCCGGTGGCTACACACTGGCTGACCGCGGGACGTTCATCTCGATGCGGTCGCAGATCGAGCTCGGGATCCGGCTGCAGGGCCCCATCGAGGACGGCCCGGAACTGCTCTGGAACCGCTACGGGATCGTGGCGGTGAACCCCGCTGTCCACGATGGAGTCGCCTACGACCTCGCGATGGCGTACATCGGGTTCGTCACCTCGCCTGCGGGCCAGCGGATCATCGAGGAGTACACCGTCGACGGCGAGCGACTGTTCGTCCCCGAAGCGGTGTCGGCGGAACCGAACTTCCGACAGTACGTCCCCGAGGGCTGGGACCCCGAGGAGGAGTAACCGATGCCCGCACCGACGGCCGTGATGGTGGTGTCCCTGCTTTCGGTCGTACCGGACGCCAGCATCCTCGCCCTGCTCGTCGATTTTCCGTTCGACCGCAACTACCTGACGAGCATCGTCTACGTCTCGCTGTACGTGAGCCTCACCGCTGTCACGTTGAGCACGCTGTTCAGCCTCCCGATCGCAATGCTCGTCGGCTTCTCGGAGTTTCCCGGCAAGGGGTTCGTCGTAGCCCTGATAAACACCGGAATGGGCTTCCCCAGCGTCGTCGTCGGGCTCGTCGTACTGTTTGCGGTCTCGAGTCAGGGGCCGCTGGGCGCGTTCGATCTGGTGTTCACCAGGGAGGCGATGATCATCTCACAGTTCGTCCTCGCGGCGCCGGTGATCACGGGCGTGAGCCTCGCGGCGGTCACCAGCGTCCAGCAGGGCGTTCGGGACGCCGCCTACGCGATGGGCGGTACCCGGCTCGACGTGGCACTCGTCACAATCAAGGAGGCCCGATACGGGATCGCGACCGGCGTGCTCGCCGGGCTCGGGCGGGCGATAAGCGAGGTCGGGTCGGTGCTCATCGTCGGCGGGAACATCGTCACCGCCGACGGGACCTCGGTCACCCGGACGCTGACGACGGCGATCCAGCTCGAGGCCCGCCAGGGCCGCTTCGAGCTCGCCTTGCTCCTGGGAGGCGTGCTGGTCGCGCTCGTGCTGTTGATCAACGGCGTCGTGCTCCGCCTCGGAGGTGGACGAATATGAGCCACCAGCCGCCCGATGGCGAACCCAGAGCCGAAGCCGCCGGAATTGCGGCCGAACGTCTCCGTCACGGATTCGACGGGGAGGCCGTCCTGGAGGACGTCACCGTGACGGTGAAGCCGGGCGAGACCCTCGCGGTGATCGGCCCCTCCGGAACGGGGAAGACCACACTGTTGCGACTGCTCTCGCTGTTTTATCGCCCCGACGGGGGAACGGTCCGGATCGACGGAACCGACGTGTGGTCGCTCTCAA
The Halalkaliarchaeum desulfuricum DNA segment above includes these coding regions:
- a CDS encoding substrate-binding domain-containing protein, which translates into the protein MQRREFIAAVTLGASTATAGCVTSGSEGTGGPAGLDGDTLTLTTTTSTYDTGLVDELNASFQERFGATVHAIDQGTGAALETGRNGDCDVVLVHARALEDEFLREGYGVNRRDLMYNDFVVVGPEADPAGVDGADGVIAAFEAIAGSESTFVSRGDDSGTYAREQTIWEESTAQPGGEWYREAGAGMGEVLTQAAQSGGYTLADRGTFISMRSQIELGIRLQGPIEDGPELLWNRYGIVAVNPAVHDGVAYDLAMAYIGFVTSPAGQRIIEEYTVDGERLFVPEAVSAEPNFRQYVPEGWDPEEE
- a CDS encoding CBS domain-containing protein; the protein is MTVQYIARTDVITVSPDAGIEEVATTMRDKHIGSVVVTEGDQPVGIVTDRDVGVGIWEFDDPRAATVADVMTDDPVTVESDATIYEGLQTAREAGVRRIPITEDGELVGIFTIDDVLVLIGGELGLISEVIQSHSPPYEG
- a CDS encoding ABC transporter permease, whose product is MVVSLLSVVPDASILALLVDFPFDRNYLTSIVYVSLYVSLTAVTLSTLFSLPIAMLVGFSEFPGKGFVVALINTGMGFPSVVVGLVVLFAVSSQGPLGAFDLVFTREAMIISQFVLAAPVITGVSLAAVTSVQQGVRDAAYAMGGTRLDVALVTIKEARYGIATGVLAGLGRAISEVGSVLIVGGNIVTADGTSVTRTLTTAIQLEARQGRFELALLLGGVLVALVLLINGVVLRLGGGRI
- a CDS encoding DUF7333 family protein, translating into MNFDLPKTVGAFVLVLVIGIGSLFILPEVTPMAPMTTQTILMMVLPSMVIFGAVMVLIGVKHGEYRAMNV
- the citZ gene encoding citrate synthase, with amino-acid sequence MVELLQEITRPELNRGLEGVVVDSSSLSDIDGDAGRLIYRGYEIEDLATGASFEEVLHLLWHGELPDRDELEAFVEPMAQERPVGDGVLELMAELARQDEDPMAALRTGVSMLSAYDPEPDAEPEDMAAMARDGRRITAKIPTVLAAFDRYRRGEEPIEPRADLGHAENFLYMLTGEEPDEIAAETFDMALTLHADHGLNASTFTTMVIVSTYADVYNAVTGGIGALAGHWHGGANQDVMYTLMDLDESGLDPIEWVEQTLEEGGRIPGWGHRVYNVKDPRAKILEERSALLAESTGETKWHDYTTAVERYLTDEIGLPEKNIAPNVDFYSGSVYYQLGIPIDLYTPIFAMSRVGGWMAHILEYVEDNRLIRPRARYVGPTSQEFVPLEER
- a CDS encoding twin-arginine translocation signal domain-containing protein, whose protein sequence is MKPSRRQFLVAGAGAGVTILTGCIAEAPEDNGDENDGTPEDLPGPVTDYTVVSVTREYAGDWWREPDDGPGIAVVLTDPDEVRAVVETDEEVEQFIDETDFAADAVYYLEGVGPNACYSRLDVEELVVIVNGDYTLQATVRARDVSDDDEDCPQVHSFPSVLLRVESEVTIDDATFRMVDGWENEDSVSPMDIGTFAQE